From the Labeo rohita strain BAU-BD-2019 chromosome 21, IGBB_LRoh.1.0, whole genome shotgun sequence genome, the window gaaaaaacattgTATGTAAAAATCTTTGACCAGTAAAGAACATCACGCCCTGCACCTTCACAAGATACTAAtggattaattacatttttgtgagGTAGCAAAGGGGCGTGGTTCaaacagcattttttgaaatgctttgtctttaagcatattaaaaacaccagaGACATGTAAACAAAATTAGGCTACTATTCTACAGTAAATCTATTCTATAGTAAGTTTtgtgtataaaatcacatgagTTAGACTAGATGAGATATTTGTATCCCTGTGTAACAGCTTCattgtcagtgtttttaaataataataataataataataataataataaagtttcaAAGAGGATCACCTCATAAAGAACATTTACTTCAGTAAGGTTTACAATAAATTaggattaaaacaaaataatttttattaactgtaatatttGATTTGATGGCATACAATCTTCTGTCCCACTCACATCATAATCAGttacaaaagttacaaaaaGTCTGAAAAGAAAATGCACCTAACCCACCCTTGAGTGGACATCTTATATGCATAGCTTTTTACTCACCAGCTGAGAAGATTCAACGCAAAGTTTCACTCTATTCAGTAGACAGTCGGTTTAGTGAATTTGGAAACGTAGGGACTTTCCGACTTCTGGCCTCACCCCACCCCCATCCCGCATGCATACACACATTCAGTGAAAGGCTGGACCAATTGCTACTTCAGCCAGAAAAGAGACTCTGGGTGTGCATGAGAAAAACTTGGTGTGCCACATTTCAATAAATGATTGATGTGCAAAAAAGTCCGACTGGTATTACTAACATtacaaattacatattaaaataaccagAGATGCGTTTGTAGCCTATTTTTCTTGCTAGGCACGCAACCCTACAACTCCTCCCTCACTGACAGCATTTAATGTGAAACGTTTACgcctaccttttttttttagactccAACTTTCAAAACGCATTAAagtatggcaagccgttttatcttaaaatattcTAAGTGTTACTCGtcgtaattgcatttttactattaataattgaattagagagctctataattacatttttactagtaacaatgccagttagagagctctctaattcaattcttactagtaacaattataattagagagctctctaattcaattattactagtaacaatgccagttagagagctctctaattcaattcttactagtaagaatgtaattgcagagctctctaattctaattgttactagtaagaactAAATCAGAGAGCTCTATAATTCAGAACTTACTagtaaaaatacaattgcaGAGCTCTCTAACttaattagagagctctctaattatAATTGTTACTAGCAagaattgaattagagagctctctaattgccactgttactagtaaaaatgtaattatagagctaattcaattattactagtaaaaatgtaattaggaCGACACTTAGaatattttaagctaaaacggcttgccatatTCAAGTCCTCCTCTTTTAATGAGCCAATTTCCGAAGCAATTTTCTCGCTCCTCTAGACAGCCACCGAcaatcaaaaaaatgtaatgcggCAATAGACACTTgacttttcatttaattttcactttattcGCGACACACACTCCGCAAATTTTTAAGTCgtaaatttacatataatttgcaCAATCTGCAAGATATTATTAATAgccgacaaaaaaaaaaaacaaaacaaaaaacaaaaaaaaaactggcatgTTGCATTTATACTGGCCAGAACAAGCTTTTTCACATAATGAGTTTAGACACAAAACAGATTATAAGTTCACATAGGATTGATGTTTAAGTGGTCAGATATGTTGTACTAAGAACTGTATTTAGcgaaaataaatgcaattattctGTAAACGTGGTTGTGTGTAAAATAAGTTTTGTCTGTAAGTAGGCCTACTTGTTCATGTACGAAGTAAAAAGGCTATTTTGTAAACtatcaagaaagaaagaaaaagaataaagagAGATAATTCACCATTTTTCTATATTCCTGTTTCAGGCATCCCCACAGCTGCTTCGTTTAGATTTTCAGACCGGTCCTGGAAGCAccgccctgcacattttgtttgTATCCCTCATCtgacacacctgattcaactcatcagcttgTTAGTAGAAACTGCACAACAAGAATGACACATCGAGTGACACTTCCAGTTTTCAGTGACATGTGTCACCGCAGAGTGGCACGTGCCAGTGATGGATTGTGTAGATGGATTGTGTCAATGTCACTGTCAATCTCGCAGAACATGTCACTGCTGTGGCACCTCGAGTGACACTGCCGCTGTCAGCCAGAGTAAAACGTAGACTGAAACACACGCACTTAAGGTATTTAATTGATGACAGTTTCGGTTTCTGTCCAGCATATTAATTACATGGCGGAGTTCATTTGTATTACAACAAAGGCTTCTTCATGTGTTTAATATTTGCCTTGTGTCCCTTATTCGTTTGCTCGAATGTTTTGTCAAAcacgttaataaaacatcacactGTCATAAAAGTGTTTCATTTCTTATTGCATAATtctataaattatttcttttttttttttttaatattaaagccATAGATGAGATTGCGCTGGCCAacgataataaaaaaaaatatttctgcatcTAGTTTTAGGTGTGCCAGCTGCCACTGTGGGTGGCATCGGCACACCCTAGCACACCCGTAGGCTAGAGTCATCCTCTACAATTACAGATCTTTATATTATTTGACTTTCTATGAATCACAACTGCCTACACTCTCCCAGTGGCTTAACTTACATTACCAACAGTTTAGTGTAGTGAGtaatttacacagaaaaaaaacatctatgCTTTCATGTctgaaaactttatttttgtgttagatTTCACCATAAATTCAGACAAgctctgtttatttttgtgaactggAATGTGTACGAAGGATTGTGGGTAAATGAAGTTCGCAGAGGATGAATCCCATGCATTCAAATCCAGCTGAATGAAGGACACGAAATGAAAGTCTACCGCAGAATCATTCCAATCCTTCCGACATTTGATAATGTACTAGCCAAAATATCTGAGAAGTCATCACAGGATGCAGCCTTCCATTTGAGAAGCACCTACAGAGACTCTGGAAAGTATTTAaccatttatattatatatgaatcaaaatattttgtacataacatatttttcttaaatatattcattaatttgtgtgtatttgtatatacaaaataattacatgcaaTACACACACTTATTTTAGgcactcaaacttttattttctatgtGATTAAACGCGATTAGTCCCTAGTTTTAAGGTTATGTCATCAATCTGGAAGTCGGCCATTGTGgcagcactgaacgtaaacagtgGCATTAATACGAATATAACTTGtgttacatccctgctccggcatcgaaacaaagagggctggagtgttacaactgatctgaggtaagacgctcatgtcaatcaactatcgtgggagcggcctctgtgggtgtgatgccacaccaacaggcgtctgagaacggctcgatctgaaaaagggaatattatttgtacagattaattaaaaaccactgcatagatttttatgattatagggtagatttgtacatacactgccaacacacattaatgttcaaacaacatgtaaaagtgaacttagcatccgatgacccctttaaaattcacatctacatatttataaacatatcttcacattttcttagaaatgcatatgtACAGTTACTCTTTCGATGACAGTTGTGTGTGCATACCTGCATGCTGCCCTGTGCATCTCTCTCTAGAAACAactaattaattcaaaaacagGGAAAAGGAACTACCTGTGTATTAAACGGTTTTactgcatacctgccagccaatcagaatccagtcTTATGACAGACCAggaaataatgcattataaagcaGTGTTAATAAGCGTAGTGCAGCTTTGTGTAGAGCAGTAATCAAGGAAACACTATCGCTGCTTAGGGCTGAGCCctgtattaactttagtttgtcaaaatataacAACCCTTCCTGCTTAAGTCATTCtccatatgatttagcagcttccacacatttttttccatggtttataAATTAGTAGAATAATGTTTTCAAAAGTACATTAACTATAAAATCCACGCTgctgtttacatctgagtatcacCATAATGGCCACACATCCGGATAACTGATTAAAACGTGATGTAGGTGGAAACCCTCTATAgtagcaacttttttttttctgtatttacctctttttttcttgttgtagtttttaaaacaaacattgcaATGTGTAACTGATTACTGATCGAATTTTAAAGcgtaatgttaaaaatgaataaataaatacgcaCAACACAAGGTAAAAGTAGACTCTACTAGACTATCACTACAGTTTACAGTATTCACTAATATTTGCTCTGCTGTATAATGTTAGCCTACCTATGTATCTGAATGGATGTAATCAGTCAGGAAAAACAGCTCAgatgatttattatattatacaaaacatttattgttttaagaatgtttaggcTTTACATCCcaattttgttacttttttgtaCTAATCCATTAAACAAGTTGCGATCCAGTGAAACTCTGGATGAGCACAATCTGTTTTCCATCATGCGTACACAAAACGCATTCAAACAAAACGTCAGAATTTGCAGTTATAACGTTTTATGATCAATAACAATTTGCTACTGACGTAAATCTGACTGATGACTAAAATGGACCAACTTAAACATATATAGTGAGGAAGAGAATGACATTATTTTTCTGCTCATAATGTATTTTGTGGGGGCGTCACAGTGTTGCAAACCTTTTTTTCCCTGCTCATAACCAAAGCTTGAATTACAAGAAAAGTccaatgtaaatgtattatgttttgTGGGGACACCACCATTACTCTCAGTGTTACAAACAGTCTCAAccatgtccagctatttttagctgttcaAAACAAgtttgcaaattggtgtgttttgccatattattttaatgtattctcgttattttcctatagcggaaaatatatattaatttcctATAATTAACTAGAAGTCTCACCCacaggcttacttccacgttggTGTTTTACAGACATCAACTATGTATATTAGATATGAGTAATCAGTTTCTTAAATAGTAATTGAGTAAAGGTTTATTCACATGTATGAAACAGAGAGATGAAAAAATTCTTCAAAGCATGAAACTATATTCAAAAAGTGTTTACAGAAATGCAGCATTCTTGGAAGTTTAGATATAGGGCTAGATCTAGGGCTTTTCATTTCCTGAAAAGTCTCCAATACCAAATGAATGGTATAGAACATACACATGCCTTTTGAATGGATCAATACAAAGGTAAGCAAACATCTGCTCATTTTCTGTTGCGGATGGGTAGCACAATCCACTGTGATcctaataaacaaaaacagcaatgttaACATAATTAATAAGGAATGAATACTGACTGCATCTAAAGATAATGGTGCACAAGAAACAAGTTACATACATGAGCAGAAACCTTTAAGATTGTTGTGACCACACTGATCTCTTTTGTATCTCGATCCTTCTGAACACTGAAAGACATATAACTGAGAAGTTTATTATATGACAACTATACATTTGATCAGGTCTCATGGTGAAATGTTAAAGAGGTCATGTGTCAGTTTTCCACATTAATGTGTACTCACTTATTTTGGTCCCACATTCatgtgaaatgttaaaatggaaCATAATGTCTTTAAATGTCTCACCTGACCAAGTCTTTGTACATCATTTTTGCTGTTTCAATGTAGGGATCAATGACATCCTCATATTGGCAAAGCTCACCACCCAAGACCACATGCTTGAACAGTCTGAACAAAAACTCTTGGCGATCACTTGGACTGATTATATGATAATTGTCAGAATCTTCTTCAAGCAAAAGCTGTCAGAAAGCACATCAAACAATTTAggttaaattaacattttgatacagctatgatcagctaTGTTTGAGAGCATCAGTGATAACAGTGAATGATGTAATAATTCATACCATCCTTAACTCATCAAAGTCTGGGTATATTTCATGGTAACATCTGACAATGTGGCCAGAGGGACGCACAATTCCATTTGAGTAAATTGGATTGAATATATCTACTGACACCTTTGTGCAAGGAACAACTTCAACGTTTACATGTGTGACGTCACTACCTGTGAATGGGTAAAAAGCCATTATTAGCCTTTATGAAAGGAGATATAAACATAAGATGACATAAAACGTTGTGAACCCAGTATCTTCAGCTGTAGTAACATACCCAACAGTGTCCATGATCCAGCAGTATCAAGTACTTTTAAATTGTTCTTCACAATTGGATCTTGaaagaaattctgaaaaaaataaaaagaaataatgttgacATACTATGTTGCTGTGACAAAGAAAGTTAAGATTCATCTATAAATATTTACCCAGGCAAAGTCGTTGCTCATATAAGACTGGAAAGATTGGTCAAAGTTGAAGGCCTGGATGGTAATTCGACCCAACATGGACCTAAAAAGCCATGATGAATTTTAGAATGGGTAATTGACCAATTATTGATAGAAAATGCAAGAAAAAGTaatcatgtaattttttttttttttttgtatgactgcatttcccaaaagatACCTTTAAAAGCTGataaaatactttaaacttATTAAGCTTACCAATACCATGTAAATTAAGTAATCAACAACATTTTACCCACTCTCCACTGGAAACTACCTAAAGAATTTACAGTGACATTTAAATACCTTTACAAGAATCTGTTCGTTTGGGATTGCCCCTAGATTTTATGGGGGTTGCTTTTGGAATGTCTTATCAGTCttttaaacacaatacaatGACTAATTAGGAGTGAATAAaatttacacattattttttatatatctaaAATGAAGGTCTTATAGAGAtgcagtgaaaaaaataaaataaaataaagtctgtGGGGAAGTTGAACCACCCCTTGTTTCTAGGCAACCTTAAACAAAATGAGTGATGTTACTACAAATATATGAAGACAGCATGATATTAGTTCTAAACTGCTGGATGATACAAATTTGTTAATATGGTAggagtggggtaagttgagccagtggtTCACCTCTTCTTGTGATTATAAAGTATGATTTTACTGTAATtctacattatatttaattaattttacaccTAACATTTCTGATGTTGTTCTGAAACAGGTTGATGAAAACTGGCCTTTGAAGTTTTTATGAAATTGTATTTCCCTGCAGCATTTATAAGCAGGATGTTGAGTACTATTAGACCAGCTGTGTAGGGTCAGTTGCAGtccatccttttttttttaattgctcaattttaactgtattttaagaAGACATCCACCCGTTCCATTATCCACACTGCTTACATGGTATAGTGTCTAATACAGTGTCTTGATCAATAGGTGGAGAAACTCCCTGGATAGGTGGTTCGTCAATCACAATTTCTCTTCCTTTGATATAGCATGAGGTGAAAATGCTCCCCGCTCtcccctatatatatatatatacatatattgcacttatgtcacaatttggtcagttacccggatgtgcagccatattggagatactcagatgtaaacaacagcatggattgcacggttaatgtactactgaatgttgttctgctaatttatgcagAATTATCTAAACCACctaaaaacatgtggaagctgctaaatcgcatagaggacttagtaagcagaaaagAGCGCAATAacttgacaaactaaagttactAAAGGTAAAGATAAGTATGAGCAgcattaattaagatattagcttaatatttcacctacctgaatgggaattataagaacaaacacgaatgttgtcaagatttttgccttggaaatcctggttcagtttggccaacaacaaatgccttttgttcctcagacagttttttccACACTTCTCCTTGAATTGTTCTAACTtctggcagtctatagtactccaaatgtttttcctgctcCAACTAATTAGTagagcccaaaacatgacaataattgcccatttttagcagcaataattagcaaaattTGCTAATtctgtttggttcagtggcattgtttacattcagtgctgccaatatggccaacTGACGACACATCATGAAAACATTCTATACAGCTTCACAAGTCAATTTTAAATTGAAGTACATTTCTAGTTAATGTGTTTTATAGATGCAGACACTTATGCATgactgcatttcccaaaagatACCTTTAAAAGCTGataaaatactttaaacttATTAAGCTTACCAATACCATGTAAATTAAGTAATCAACAACATTTTACCCACTCTCCACTGGAAACTACCTAAAGAATTTACAGTGACATTTAAATACCTTTACAAGAATCTGTTCGTTTGGGATTGCCCCTAGATTTTATGGGGGTTGCTTTTGGAATGTCTTATCAGTCttttaaacacaatacaatGACTAATTAGGAGTGAATAAaatttacacattattttttatatatctaaAATGAAGGTCTTATAGAGAtgcagtgaaaaaaataaaataaaataaagtctgtGGGGAAGTTGAACCACCCCTTGTTTCTAGGCAACCTTAAACAAAATGAGTGATGTTACTACAAATATATGAAGACAGCATGATATTAGTTCTAAACTGCTGGATGATACAAATTTGTTAATATGGTAggagtggggtaagttgagccagtggtTCACCTCTTCTTGTGATTATAAAGTATGATTTTACTGTAATtctacattatatttaattaattttacaccTAACATTTCTGATGTTGTTCTGAAACAGGTTGATGAAAACTGGCCTTTGAAGTTTTTATGAAATTGTATTTCCCTGCAGCATTTATAAGCAGGATGTTGAGTACTATTAGACCAGCTGTGTAGGGTCAGTTGCAGtccatccttttttttttaattgctcaattttaactgtattttaagaAGACATCCACCCGTTCCATTATCCACACTGCTTACATGGTATAGTGTCTAATACAGTGTCTTGATCAATAGGTGGAGAAACTCCCTGGATAGGTGGTTCGTCAATCACAATTTCTCTTCCTTTGATATAGCATGAGGTGAAAATGCTCCCCGCTCtcccctatatatatatatatacatatattgcacttatgtcacaatttggtcagttacccggatgtgcagccatattggagatactcagatgtaaacaacagcatggattgcacggttaatgtactactgaatgttgttctgctaatttatgcagAATTATCTAAACCACCTAAAAACaggtggaagctgctaaatcgcatagaggacttagtaagcagaaaagAGCGCAATAacttgacaaactaaagttactAAAGGTAAAGATAAGTATGAGCAgcattaattaagatattagcttaatatttcacctacctgaatgggaattataagaacaaacacgaatgttgtcaagatttttgccttggaaatcctggttcagtttggccaacaacaaatgccttttgttcctcagacagttttttccACACTTCTCCTTGAATTGTTCTAACTtctggcagtctatagtactccaaatgtttttcctgctcCAACTAATTAGTagagcccaaaacatgacaataattgcccatttttagcagcaataattagcaaaattTGCTAATtctgtttggttcagtggcattgtttacattcagtgctgccaatatggccaacTGACGACACATCATGAAAACATTCTATACAGCTTCACAAGTCAATTTTAAATTGAAGTACATTTCTAGTTAATGTGTTTTATAGATGCAGACACTTATGCATCatcttttcatttcataatCAGAATGAGCTTTACTGCCAAATATGGAATTAGTAACGTTATTTCTGACAGCTTCCAATGCAGAAAAGGTGCataatacagacacacacaggcAATAAAGCAATACAATTAAactcaataataaaaataggcaataaaattaaatttaatacaatGCAGCAATATGaacacagaaaatattaatcGGTTTCTTTTCCAAATTCATCAGTTATAGCACTTCCAAtgtctttacatttaaatgtatattatattctCGCGAATCACCACACTGTTAACTACGTATGTCATTTTCAGCAGAAATATGTAGGTGTGCACATAATTAATGACGTGTCGCTTGTTCGGTTACTGGCTGTCACTGAATTTAGTAAAATTGCACCTGTCGAGAATATTCTTACCATTTCATCAGGAGTCTTGATATCTTAGGATCTTGCTGAAACGTAAATTTTTTGGTAGAAAGCAAATTGAAGGTGAACGCATGCTCAAACGAAAGTTTCTCGTCCGCCATGCTGCTTGTTGTCCACAGGTTACCATGACAACTACAAAGAGACGCGCTCATGGTGCGAAACGATGCATGAGGAAAATGAGCTTTAGTAAAAGTTTAGATTTAGTAAGTTTAAGAGTAATATTGTTGGATTGTACAAGTTTAACAATTATATATTGGTATTTCGATAAAGAAAATTTCtgctttattattaatttaattatttttaacgaTCTAATAAGAAACAGTTTGCTCTGGTTTCCATGAAAGTGTTTGttataaaaatggcattttattggtttatttaaaaaagtagtttaatTTGACTGTAGACAATCACATTGACTATCAAAAATAAACAGGCCTATTCTGAGAAATATTCACTGGAGTAaaaagtgtgacaactagcccgaTAACAGTCATCCGTTATAAGGCTATGcacagtttaagtcaaaagtttacatactgcaaatctgcaaaatgttaattgttttaccaaaataagagggatcatacaaaataatagttgaatttataaaaattaacctcttcaaaagtttacatacactttattgtaaatactgtgttgttacctgaatgatccacagctgtgtttttttgttgttgttgttgttctcttctgtttttcagaaatatccttcaggtcccacaaattccttggttttacagcatttttgtgtatttgaaccctttccaacaatggctgtatgactttaagatccatcttttcacactgaggacaactgagggactgcaacttttacagaaagttcaaatgctgACTGATGCTTCAGGaagaaacacgatgcattaagagccagggagtGACAACGTTTTGTGAACatctatatgtaaacgtctttttaTGTGCAagatcttactcaggtcagtacaaaataaaaaataacatgcattttgtatgattactcttattttggtaaataattaacattttgcagattctacaatgtatatatatatattgcataatCAACAGAGCTGTCCTTGAAGGGCACTGAAGGACAATGCATGAAACCCTTTTGACCATTACCAAGAATTTCTGCATAGGTGCCAAGAGTACATATTATATACGCATTCGTGCATTTGGCTTATGTTTTTATCCAAAGAAAGTGCATTCAGCATATAGTTTGAATCAGTGCATGGTATATAAATTGATTGGAATTAAACCTATTTGGCTTAGTGCCATCTTCGACAGCACGGCACAAATGATCTGCAATTAGATGCAACAAATGACctattataaagaaaaatatatatttgccaATCCAAGCATTTTGAAGGTAATTTAACTGAATGTGTTTACCTTCTGTCATGTCCAGGATTTCACTGTGTTTCTGGAAGGAATGCATTTACGTATGCTGCTCTGGGTCCTGCTGATTCCCACTTCAACAGAAAGACGTGTCACATTTCAGCATCTGGTTTTCATAGCCAATACAGGATGTTGTTGAAGCGCAATAAAGCAACAATACTCTAGAATGAAGCAGAATTAGTCTAGACACTTTTTGTTGAGGTGATAACAgctgtttgtcttttttgtgaggttttctctttctttctttctttctttttttcctgaagCAGTGGGCAGTCCAGCCCACCAGAAAAGAGTAGAGAAAACTACCATCTTACTGGAAGGTGCACATCTTCACATTTTCACATGTGGGACTGCTACATAGACCAAAATGATCTGGATCACTTTATTTCTGCATCTTCTTGCATCATCAGCTATGGTGAGTGTTGTCAACTTTTCCTTTCTATCATCTgcaattaatgttaataaattaataaatgttaaaatgtttattcttgCAATATTTGCTAGAATGCATTAGTATTTCATTCTTGTTATACTAAAATACTTTGTTAAAACAATGTATGGAGCTTATATAACAAGGGTACTGAATATGTAATAATGTGtggtatattttgtttttcttaatagAATACTAGCAGGAATGATCCTGCTATGTTGACTGAGAAGTCTGAGGATGTCTCTCTTCAAGGCCAAAAAGAGCATTACGACAGAGACACAGGCAAAGACAAATGCACTATGCCATGTGAAATGACTGCAAAGCTAATGCGTGATGAGAAACATTCCTTGTGTAGTAAGTGTTTAAATTTTTGTGCATACAGTGTgatatatttcaataatttacacGTTTAATGCAGGTTGTGTGTCTTAGATAACCTCCAGCATACCATAGTGTCATATACAAGAAACACTAGGAAGCTGATCAGAGATCTCATTGATGAACAGCAAAAAGCTTTGGAATTTCTCTCAAGTCAGGTATTCTAAAACTTCCAAACTTCCAAACCACATATCCTCTTTGCATTCTTCAACATATTGCTTTCTTTTTAGATAATCAAGCTTACAGATAAAGTAAACACACTCAGTTCAGATGTGCAGAGAAGCAGCTGTGACATCTTTTCCGTGAAGCCCATGGAGTCCCATGGTGAGTTGATTCATACTGTCaaactttatgcaaaatatttatcatCTACACAACCTCACAGTGAATTCCCTTTCGTTCAACAGGGAAAGACTGTAGTGACATCCAAGAGACACTAGGTGCCGTGTCTCCAAAAATCCCAAGTGGAATTTATATAATTCAGCCAGAAAACACAGATGTTT encodes:
- the cfap300 gene encoding cilia- and flagella-associated protein 300 isoform X1, whose protein sequence is MADEKLSFEHAFTFNLLSTKKFTFQQDPKISRLLMKWSMLGRITIQAFNFDQSFQSYMSNDFAWNFFQDPIVKNNLKVLDTAGSWTLLGSDVTHVNVEVVPCTKVSVDIFNPIYSNGIVRPSGHIVRCYHEIYPDFDELRMLLLEEDSDNYHIISPSDRQEFLFRLFKHVVLGGELCQYEDVIDPYIETAKMMYKDLVSVQKDRDTKEISVVTTILKVSAHDHSGLCYPSATENEQMFAYLCIDPFKRHVYVLYHSFGIGDFSGNEKP
- the cfap300 gene encoding cilia- and flagella-associated protein 300 isoform X2, whose amino-acid sequence is MLGRITIQAFNFDQSFQSYMSNDFAWNFFQDPIVKNNLKVLDTAGSWTLLGSDVTHVNVEVVPCTKVSVDIFNPIYSNGIVRPSGHIVRCYHEIYPDFDELRMLLLEEDSDNYHIISPSDRQEFLFRLFKHVVLGGELCQYEDVIDPYIETAKMMYKDLVSVQKDRDTKEISVVTTILKVSAHDHSGLCYPSATENEQMFAYLCIDPFKRHVYVLYHSFGIGDFSGNEKP